TGATTTTCACTTCATAAACCTAAATGTAAATTTACCATACTATATGGTTTACAATGTGGATATTATATGATACTAGATCGCATCCAACTCCAGTTTCACGCTTCTTGTTATATCAGTTCTTGTCAGTGGAACCTTTTGAACCATCTTTGTCGAAAGGTCGAAGCAGACCATAAGTAACTGCCATGGCTATCCAGCCTCCAACCAGAACTCTAATTGCAGATATCCGAACAGGTGAACCACCCATACGAGCTCCAATAGCTCCAAACAAGGCTAGAGCTACTGATGTCACCACCACAATCACCAACATTCTCAATGAATTTTGAGGAATAAAAATGGCTGACAGTAAAGGCACAAGTGAACCAAGCAGAAATGCCAACGCTGAGGCTGAGGCTGCCTTAGAAGGGCTTGGCAGTGACTCCTCTTCATCAGTGTCTTTAATTTCAAACATGTTGATCTTCGTTGGTGTCTTCTCGGTTGCATCACCAGTTGGTTTTTCAGATGGGCTTGGTCTTCTTGAAGGTGTCAGTTCAATTGATATTGTGAAACTCGATTCAGGAATATTAAGCTTAACCACCTTACCATTACCATCTCTCTCCCTCAACACACTATTTAAAGTACTGCTGCTTTGGCCTAGTGAAACCTTTTCGATATCTCTTTGAGTTgaaacagaaacatactcccccACGGCCATGCTACAAGCTCCAGCAACAGCTCCAGCTACTCCAGAAAGGATCATCGACCAACGATCATCTTTCGCTGCACCAACACCAAGCATTAGTGATGTAGTTGATATCAGCCCATCACTTGCTCCGAGGATAGCGGCGCGAAGCCACTGAGCTCGTTGCACTTGCTCACTCCTTGTTTTATAGTCTTCACCAGTGCTTACAGGAAGCTCGTGTTCAACACAGTTTTCACCAGAGGCCATGGTAAGAGATGAAGAGACTTGGGCAAAAATGAGACAAGGGGAGTGTGGTCTCTGAAAAGTGACACAAGCTCAATGAGAACACGTGAATATTAAGGAAATAAACCAAGACAGAGACTCAGGACTAAGTTCTAGTGTTCAAGGATTAATGAAGACAAATTCACTTAGGTGGTACCGTTGAAACTGACAAATTCACCTAGCAAAC
This genomic interval from Argentina anserina chromosome 1, drPotAnse1.1, whole genome shotgun sequence contains the following:
- the LOC126796292 gene encoding vacuolar iron transporter homolog 5-like; the protein is MASGENCVEHELPVSTGEDYKTRSEQVQRAQWLRAAILGASDGLISTTSLMLGVGAAKDDRWSMILSGVAGAVAGACSMAVGEYVSVSTQRDIEKVSLGQSSSTLNSVLRERDGNGKVVKLNIPESSFTISIELTPSRRPSPSEKPTGDATEKTPTKINMFEIKDTDEEESLPSPSKAASASALAFLLGSLVPLLSAIFIPQNSLRMLVIVVVTSVALALFGAIGARMGGSPVRISAIRVLVGGWIAMAVTYGLLRPFDKDGSKGSTDKN